ACGAGGCGACGGAATGTCCCGTCTGCCATTTCCACCTTGCCAGCGCGACCGAGCAAATCATCCAGCGCAAGCGCATCGAATGGCAGGAACGGGTGGCGTTTGAGCATAAAAAACAAGCGGAAATCGCCCATAAGCTGCAAATCGAAAAAGAGCGCGAAGAAAAACTCCTACGCAAACAAATCCGTTCGGAACTGGAAAGCAAACTCCGCCAAGAATTGGGTGAAGATCCCCAATTGGCTGCTTTGCAATCCAAAAAGAACACCTACATCCTGATCAGCGTATTGGGCATTCTTGCCATGTTCGGCTTGGTGGCTGCCGGATACCTTGCCGCCAAGTTCCTGTAAAACGGAAATAACGCGATAAAGTCGATTAAGTTTAAATTAGGACAAGGCGGCGAAACCGCAGACAGTACAAATCGTACGAAACCGATTTTTTAAGGTGCTTCAACACCTTAGAAAATGCCTCTCCGCGAGCTGAAGTGAGGGCAACACCCCACCAGTTTAAACTTGATGCACCCTCAATCTGCCTAGCTGCTCAAATAAGATGGATATAACAAAAGGTCGTCTGAAAACTTTTCAGACGACCTTTTCCACATCCGTATCTCAAACGTGATGAATGACCAGCTTCTTGCCCTGATAGTCCAACACGTCCACATCCATATCAAACAAATCTTTAATATTTTCAGCGGTAAAGATGTCGTTCGGTGCGCCGGTCATGGCGACTTGTCCGTTTTTCATGGCGACGACGTGGTCGGCGTAGGCGGCGGCTTGGTTAATGTCGTGCAGGACGACGACGGTGGTGCGTTTGTGTTCGCGGGTCAGCCGTTGGAGCAGCTGCATGAGGGCGCGGGCGTGGTACATATCGAGGTTGTTGAGCGGTTCGTCCAAAAGGACGTAATCGGTGCTTTGGCAGAAGACCATGGCAATCATGGCGCGTTGGCGTTGTCCGCCGGAGAGTTCGGTCAGGTAGCGGTTGGCGAAGCTGTCCAGTTTGAACTCGGAAAGTGCGTTTTCGACGATGGCGAGGTCTTCGGGGGTCGGCCTGCCTTGGTGGTAGGGGTAACGCCCGAACATGAGCAGGTCGCGTACGGTGATGCGGCTCATGACGCTGTTTTCTTGGGTCAGGATGGAGAGCGTTTTTGCCAGCTCGGCGGTGGGCGTGGTCGAAATATCTTTGCCGGCGTAGCTGATGCTGCCCTGTTCCAGCGGGCGGAGGCGCGCCATGAAGGAGAGGAGCGTGGATTTGCCTGCGCCGTTGGGACCGATGAGCGCGGTGATGCCGCCTTCGGGGATGTCGAGGCTGACGTTGTTGAGGATGGGGTTGCCGCCGATGTGGAAGCTGACGTTGCGGATGGTAATCATGATGGGTGTGATGTGTGGATTTGTTTTCAGACGACCTCCGAACATGAGAGGTCGTCTGAAAAGGATGAGCTTCAGATTTCGCGAACGATGACGAATTGGGGATTGTCTGCCAAATCAATCAAGAAGGCTTTGACACGCGCCTGCCAGAGTTCGCCGAAGCGTTTGAGTTCTTCTGCGGTGGCGGTGCCGCTGACGGCTTTGGGCATGATGTCGCGCATTTCGGGGGCGAAGGGCTGCATGGCGGCGTTGAGGCTGACGGCGACGGTTTTGCCGTTGTCTTTGCGGCGCAGGGTCAGCGTGCCTTCGATATCGGCATCGAAACTCAACAGGTTGCGGCGGGCGAAGCGTCCTTGCGGGCCGACGCCGCCGAAGCCGGTTTCGGGAGCGGCGCCGGTTAAGAGTTGGACGACGGATGCGGTAACGCCGACCGTGCCTTCGTCGCGCGCGCCCTGCATGGCGGCTTCGATTCCGCCGCGCTGCGGCAGGTCGCTGCCGTAAAGTGCTTTCAAGCCTTTAAGCGTCATGAGGTACGCGCCTGCGACGGTGGGGCAGGAGTGTCCGCACAGGCGGACGGCATCGGCGTAGCGATATTGCATGATGCCCTCCTCTGCCGCGCCGAGAAATTCGGCGAGCGCGTCTTGGACGGTCAGCGTCGGGGCTTGCTCGAAAAATTCGGGAAAGTGTTCTTGAGTCATACGGTATCCTTTTGCTTTAAAGAGGTCGTCTGAATCTGTTTTCAGACGACCTTTGTGCTTATTTCAACAGGGTGCGTTTATCGTTGATAAACATTTCGGCAATTTTACTTGAACCGAACGGGTTGAGGTGGTTGGTATCGAAATACACCGGCAGCCCGTCTATAAGTTTGTCCGCGGGGATGTACTGCATAAAGTCCACCCACTGCACGCCGCGGTGCTGCTTCACGATTTTTTCGACTTCGTCTTCCGACTTGGCGGAATCGCGGATTTCTGCCTTTTTATCCTCTGAAACATAATTGATGTCGATGCCGAGCTTTTGTCTCAGGTAATAACGCCGCAACGGCAGCTGCCCGTCCATAGGCGTATCGGCCAAAACGTACACTTTTTTGCCCGCCTTCACCAAATCCTCCAGCATTGTGTTGAACCGTTCCAAAAATTCCGGTTTGGCGGTATGGAGGAACCAGCGTTGCGAAATGATGATGACAGGATAGTCTTTGGTTTTTTGTTCGATAAACCTGTTATACGGATTACAGCGGTCGGCGCGGCGGTCGCTGTCGGGCAGGACGAATCCGAACGCGGTGGCGCAACTGTTGGACGTGATGACGTCTGCCGACCAGCCTTCTTTTTTGCCGACAATGTCGAGGAAGGGGCTCAAATGGGCGGCATGCGAGTCGCCGATGACCAAAACTTCAGGTTTTTGGTTTGCCGCGCCGACGGCGCAGTCGGTTTTGGTCAGCGTGTCCGCGCAAATTTTGCTTTCATCAACCTTGTACAAACTGCTTTCAAACGCGGCGGGTTTGGCGGTCATCAGGTAGGTTGCCGCAGGAATCAGCAGCGCGAAATAAGCCACCATGCTCCATTTGAATTTCGCCGTCGTAAAATTCTTCGCCTTCCGCGCCGGTGTTTCCACAAAATAATAAGACAACACCGACAACAGCAGCATGATGATGACAGCCAATGCCGATGCGGCAAGCGGAAGCTGGGCGTCCATATAGATGTAGCGCATGAGCGCCAACACCACCCAGTGCCACAAATACAGCGAATACGAAATTAACCCGATAAACACCACCGGCTTGAGGCTCAACAGTTTGGACGTA
The DNA window shown above is from Neisseria sicca and carries:
- a CDS encoding acyltransferase family protein encodes the protein MSKVLKYRPDLDGIRALAVLSVIVFHIDPQWLPGGFLGVDMFFVLSGYLITTIISREIRDGSFSFLEFYKRRAKRILPVFACVLLCTTVVAAIFFLSFDLRQYVKSAVYALLFAANLFFARRGGYFDADATEKPLQHIWSLSLEEQFYFIFPALLILFFRISKRRNVRTFILLLIVISLFSALLPTLGMEAYFLPHVRAYELLVGSLFAFIPPAEQNDKASTPLFGWLMMAVIAATLVLPYGVLPGAGNIERLLCCLAVGGLIYSGKSLQMQEGFNTSKLLSLKPVVFIGLISYSLYLWHWVVLALMRYIYMDAQLPLAASALAVIIMLLLSVLSYYFVETPARKAKNFTTAKFKWSMVAYFALLIPAATYLMTAKPAAFESSLYKVDESKICADTLTKTDCAVGAANQKPEVLVIGDSHAAHLSPFLDIVGKKEGWSADVITSNSCATAFGFVLPDSDRRADRCNPYNRFIEQKTKDYPVIIISQRWFLHTAKPEFLERFNTMLEDLVKAGKKVYVLADTPMDGQLPLRRYYLRQKLGIDINYVSEDKKAEIRDSAKSEDEVEKIVKQHRGVQWVDFMQYIPADKLIDGLPVYFDTNHLNPFGSSKIAEMFINDKRTLLK
- a CDS encoding FmdE family protein; the encoded protein is MTQEHFPEFFEQAPTLTVQDALAEFLGAAEEGIMQYRYADAVRLCGHSCPTVAGAYLMTLKGLKALYGSDLPQRGGIEAAMQGARDEGTVGVTASVVQLLTGAAPETGFGGVGPQGRFARRNLLSFDADIEGTLTLRRKDNGKTVAVSLNAAMQPFAPEMRDIMPKAVSGTATAEELKRFGELWQARVKAFLIDLADNPQFVIVREI
- a CDS encoding iron ABC transporter ATP-binding protein; translated protein: MITIRNVSFHIGGNPILNNVSLDIPEGGITALIGPNGAGKSTLLSFMARLRPLEQGSISYAGKDISTTPTAELAKTLSILTQENSVMSRITVRDLLMFGRYPYHQGRPTPEDLAIVENALSEFKLDSFANRYLTELSGGQRQRAMIAMVFCQSTDYVLLDEPLNNLDMYHARALMQLLQRLTREHKRTTVVVLHDINQAAAYADHVVAMKNGQVAMTGAPNDIFTAENIKDLFDMDVDVLDYQGKKLVIHHV